A stretch of the Malus sylvestris chromosome 10, drMalSylv7.2, whole genome shotgun sequence genome encodes the following:
- the LOC126585633 gene encoding galacturonosyltransferase 8-like: MANLRFSGSGRGAAARSSVASFRVLAIAVAVVFVFSLSFVFTSRTDSSDLGDSGFDSGSFGGFGSTRRTVLALKSDPLKPRLDQIRKQADDHRTLALAYASYARKLKLENSKLVRVFADLSRNYSDLMNKPAYRALFESDALNIDESVLRQFEKEVKERIKVTRQIIAEAKESFDNQLKIQKLKDTIFQVNEQLTKAKKQGAFSSLIAAKSIPKSLHCVAMRLMEERIAHPEKYTDEGKPIPPEIEDPSLYHYAIFSDNVIAASVVVNSAVKNAKEPWKHVFHVVTDKMNLGAMQVMFKSKDYNGSHVEVKAVEDYKFLNSSYVPVLKQLENAKLQSFYFENKLENATKDATNMKFRNPKYLSILNHLRFYLPEMYPKLHRILFLDDDIVVQKDLTGLWRIDMDGKVNGAVETCFGSFHRYAQYMNFSHPLIKEKFNPKACAWAYGMNFFDLDAWRKQNCTAEYHYWQNLNENRSLWKLGTLPPGLITFYSTTKPLDKSWHVLGLGYNPSISMDEIRNAAVVHFNGNMKPWLDIAMSQFKPLWEKHVDYDMEFVQACNFGL, translated from the exons GGTTTCGATTCCGGTTCGTTTGGTGGATTTGGATCGACGAGAAGGACCGTGCTGGCTCTGAAATCGGATCCACTGAAGCCCCGACTGGACCAGATCCGGAAGCAGGCGGACGATCATCGGACCCTAGCCCTAGCGTACGCGAGCTATGCGCGGAAGCTGAAGCTCGAGAACTCGAAGCTGGTTCGGGTCTTCGCCGATCTCTCACGAAACTACTCGGATCTCATGAACAAGCCCGCCTATCGCGCTCTGTTCGAATCCGACGCTCTCAACATCGACGAATCGGTGTTGCGGCAGTTCGAGAAGGAAGTGAAGGAGCGAATCAAAGTAACTAGACAAATAATTGCTGAAGCGAAAGAGTCTTTCGATAACCAGCTCAAGATTCAGAAGCTGAAGGACACCATTTTCCAAGTGAATGAGCAGCTGACGAAGGCTAAGAAGCAAGGGGCTTTCTCGAGCTTGATTGCTGCGAAATCAATCCCCAAGAGCTTGCATTGTGTGGCAATGCGGCTAATGGAGGAGCGAATTGCGCATCCGGAGAAGTACACTGATGAAGGGAAGCCAATCCCACCGGAAATTGAGGATCCCAGTCTATATCATTATGCTATATTTTCGGATAATGTGATTGCAGCATCAGTGGTGGTGAATTCGGCCGTGAAGAACGCCAAGGAGCCATGGAAACATGTGTTCCATGTCGTGACTGATAAGATGAACCTCGGGGCAATGCAGGTTATGTTTAAGAGCAAGGACTATAATGGGTCACATGTTGAAGTGAAGGCTGTGGAGGATTACAAGTTTTTGAATTCTTCATATGTGCCGGTGCTAAAGCAATTAGAGAATGCGAAGTTGCAATCGTTTTACTTTGAAAATAAGCTAGAGAATGCAACCAAAGACGCAACAAACATGAAATTCAGGAACCCCAAGTATTTGTCCATATTGAACCACTTGAGGTTTTATTTGCCCGAAATGTACCCAAAATTGCACAGGATTCTATTTTTGGATGACGATATAGTGGTTCAGAAGGATTTAACTGGTCTGTGGAGGATTGATATGGATGGGAAGGTGAATGGAGCGGTTGAGACATGTTTTGGGTCATTTCATCGGTACGCACAGTACATGAATTTCTCACATCCTTTGATTAAGGAGAAGTTTAATCCCAAGGCATGTGCGTGGGCTTATGGAATGAACTTCTTTGATTTGGATGCTTGGAGAAAGCAAAATTGTACTGCCGAGTATCATTACTGGCAAAATCTG AACGAGAACCGTAGTCTCTGGAAATTGGGGACACTTCCCCCAGGTTTAATCACATTTTACTCGACAACAAAGCCACTAGACAAGTCATGGCATGTTCTGGGACTTGGCTATAATCCGAGCATCAGCATGGACGAGATTCGCAATGCTGCAGTGGTGCACTTCAACGGGAATATGAAGCCTTGGCTTGATATTGCCATGAGCCAGTTCAAGCCACTCTGGGAAAAACACGTCGATTATGATATGGAGTTTGTTCAGGCCTGCAATTTTGGTCTCTAA
- the LOC126585635 gene encoding nuclear transport factor 2-like, which yields MATMVQQAPAASLTPTANVVGNAFVLQYYNILEQSPELVHRFYQDISKLGRPGDDGIMSITTTMEEINKKILDYGELSANIKTVDAQESYNGGVFVLVTGYLTGKDLVRKKFTQSFFLAPQDVGYFVLNDVFRYVEDSTPENEDNGLVVDVEVEPPITPKHDAPALQDNHVPEPVIAVSEDVAKEEVIKPSENGVVSVEEEAVPEPEVVNEIPDDLQLVVKVEAESYSKVEAESNPKVEAEFNSKVEAESNSKVEAPKKSYASILKSMKEGTVPFSTPAPMRSVPKKQEHQATAAPISASVSETVSSTNARENGNLEPEAEGYSIYIKGLPMDCTNTVIENEFKKFGQIKKNGVQVRILRGFCFGFVEFEAASSVQSAMEASPIVIGGRQVFVEEKRSTRGRGRFSGRGNGNGYRTEGPRGRGGYGGGRAYGRGDFNGGRGDFKSDYGSRSSNRGGSSGRGGDGYQRSDNGGRVNRSGGVAVNAAAKTTAPQVSASA from the exons ATGGCAACGATGGTGCAGCAAGCCCCAGCTGCAAGCCTCACTCCTACTGCCAACGTT GTCGGTAATGCCTTTGTTCTTCAGTACTACAATATCTTGGAACAATCCCCTGAGCTTGTTCATCGATTTTACCAAGATATTAGTAAGCTTGGTCGTCCGGGAGATGATGGGATCATGAGCATTACAACCACCATGGAG GAAATCAACAAGAAGATACTTGATTACGGAGAGCTCAGTGCAAATATCAAAACTGTGGATGCTCAGGAATCTTACAATGGAGGAGTATTTGTTCTTGTCACTGGGTATTTAACTGGAAAGGACCTTGTAAGGAAGAAATTTACTCAAAGTTTTTTCTTGGCGCCACAAGACGTAGGCTACTTTGTTTTGAACGATGTCTTTAGATATGTTGAAGATTCCACCCCTGAAAATGAGGACAATGGATTGGTTGTTGACGTTGAAGTTGAACCTCCTATTACCCCCAAACATG ATGCTCCTGCTTTGCAGGACAATCATGTCCCAGAGCCTGTGATTGCAGTGTCTGAGGATGTTGCCAAGGAGGAAGTAATCAAACCTTCTGAAAATGGAGTAGTTTCAGTTGAAGAGGAAGCAGTACCAGAACCTGAAGTTGTCAATGAAATTCCTGATGATTTGCAATTGGTGGTTAAAGTCGAAGCTGAATCTTACTCAAAAGTCGAAGCTGAATCCAACCCCAAAGTTGAGGCTGAGTTCAACTCCAAAGTTGAAGCTGAATCTAACTCTAAAGTTGAAGCACCGAAGAAGTCGTATGCCTCAATT CTTAAGAGCATGAAGGAGGGTACTGTCCCATTTTCTACTCCGGCACCCATGAGGTCTGTCCCAAAGAAGCAGGAGCATCAAGCGACTGCTGCTCCAATATCTGCTTCAGTTTCAGAAACAGTATCCAGCACCAATGCCAGAGAAAATGGGAATTTAGAGCCCGAAG CTGAAGGTTACTCtatctacattaaaggtctgCCAATGGATTGTACAAATACTGTAATTGAGAATGAGTTCAAGAAATTTGGACAGATCAAGAAGAATGGTGTGCAAGTTAGAATCCTAAGG GGGTTCTGTTTTGGCTTCGTGGAATTTGAGGCTGCAAGTTCTGTGCAAAGTGCGATGGAG GCTTCACCCATCGTGATTGGTGGACGCCAAGTTTTTGTTGAGGAAAAGCGATCTACTCGAG GGAGGGGACGGTTTTCTGGAAGGGGAAACGGAAACGGGTACAGGACTGAGGGACCAAGAGGACGTGGAGGCTATGGAGGTGGTAGGGCTTATGGTCGTGGCGATTTCAATGGTGGTCGTGGCGATTTCAAGTCTGATTATGGAAGTAGGAGTAGCAATAGGGGAGGATCATCGGGCCGTGGAGGAGATGGATATCAGCGGTCTGACAATGGTGGTCGTGTGAATCGTTCTGGTGGGGTAGCGGTTAATGCAGCAGCGAAAACCACAGCACCACAGGTGTCTGCCTCAGCTTGA